From Streptomyces sp. Edi4, one genomic window encodes:
- a CDS encoding lipid II flippase MurJ, which produces MTETAPPLLPAPAAPPEPGASGRLLARAAFLTAALTVAGAVLGLLRDQAFAHVFGADTDTDAFLVAWTIPEVAATLLIEDGLAFVLVPAFSLALVRRGRPGPDPVRALVAATLPRLTLALTVGAAALIAAAPAVVAVLAPGLPRADLAVDCTRATATCVFTFGLTGYASAALRGHGRFLAPASIYVAYNVGIIALLLLLGGVWGVRAAAAGVALGGVLMVLVQLPALWRSWRRRERPPAVPAARREPGDSAARALRLALVAPVVVFALSRQTQVLIERFLAAPLPAGAISHLNYAQKVAQMPMVLSLMLCTVTFPVIARALAAGDTERARRRVESDLVVAGTIVLTGASVVVACAPQIIHLLFQRGAFTTHDTAATAAVMRVYALGLLGQTLVGVLARSYFSEARPLWFPACAMLAGLASTAVAGALAVPAWGAPGIAAANALGITLTALLLLWGSGRRRTALSVRRVGGGLARLLVAACGATAACWWGASVSSDPLAALALGAPAAVLTFAVVARLLRVREFCLLFRPVTRKLWHAR; this is translated from the coding sequence GTGACGGAGACCGCTCCCCCTCTGCTTCCCGCGCCCGCCGCGCCGCCCGAACCGGGCGCGTCGGGGCGGCTGCTGGCGCGGGCCGCGTTCCTGACCGCCGCCCTCACCGTCGCCGGGGCCGTCCTCGGCCTCCTGCGCGACCAGGCCTTCGCGCACGTCTTCGGCGCCGACACCGACACCGACGCCTTCCTGGTCGCCTGGACGATCCCCGAGGTCGCCGCGACCCTGCTGATCGAGGACGGGCTCGCCTTCGTCCTGGTCCCCGCCTTCAGCCTCGCCCTGGTCCGGCGCGGGCGGCCCGGGCCCGATCCGGTCCGCGCCCTGGTCGCTGCGACCCTGCCCCGGCTCACCCTCGCCCTCACGGTGGGCGCCGCCGCCCTGATCGCGGCCGCGCCCGCCGTGGTGGCGGTCCTCGCGCCGGGACTGCCCCGCGCCGACCTCGCCGTCGACTGCACCCGCGCGACCGCGACCTGCGTGTTCACCTTCGGACTCACCGGCTACGCGAGCGCCGCCCTGCGCGGCCACGGCCGCTTCCTCGCGCCCGCCTCGATCTACGTCGCGTACAACGTGGGCATCATCGCGCTGCTCCTGCTGCTCGGCGGGGTGTGGGGGGTGCGGGCCGCCGCCGCCGGGGTCGCGCTCGGCGGCGTCCTCATGGTCCTCGTACAGCTCCCGGCGCTGTGGCGCAGCTGGCGCCGCCGCGAGCGCCCGCCCGCCGTGCCCGCCGCGCGCCGCGAGCCCGGCGACAGCGCCGCGCGGGCGCTGCGGCTCGCGCTGGTCGCGCCCGTGGTGGTGTTCGCGCTCAGCCGCCAGACGCAGGTCCTCATCGAGCGCTTCCTCGCGGCGCCGCTGCCCGCCGGGGCCATCTCGCATCTGAACTACGCGCAGAAGGTGGCGCAGATGCCGATGGTGCTCTCCTTGATGCTGTGCACGGTCACCTTCCCCGTCATCGCGCGCGCCCTGGCCGCCGGCGACACCGAACGGGCCAGGCGCCGCGTGGAGAGCGACCTGGTCGTGGCCGGCACCATCGTGCTGACCGGCGCGTCCGTGGTGGTGGCCTGCGCGCCGCAGATCATCCATCTCCTCTTCCAGCGCGGCGCGTTCACCACCCACGACACCGCGGCCACCGCCGCCGTGATGCGGGTGTACGCGCTCGGTCTGCTCGGCCAGACCCTCGTCGGGGTCCTGGCGCGCTCCTACTTCTCCGAGGCGCGTCCCCTGTGGTTCCCGGCCTGCGCGATGCTGGCAGGCCTCGCCTCGACCGCCGTGGCCGGCGCGCTCGCCGTCCCCGCGTGGGGCGCGCCCGGCATCGCCGCCGCCAACGCGCTCGGCATCACCTTGACCGCGCTGCTGCTCCTGTGGGGCAGCGGGCGGCGCCGTACGGCTCTGTCCGTGCGCCGGGTGGGCGGCGGACTCGCCCGTCTCCTGGTGGCCGCGTGCGGCGCGACCGCCGCCTGCTGGTGGGGCGCGTCCGTCTCGTCCGACCCCTTGGCCGCGCTCGCTCTCGGGGCGCCGGCCGCCGTCCTCACCTTCGCCGTCGTGGCCCGTCTGCTGCGGGTCAGGGAGTTCTGTCTGCTGTTCCGTCCCGTCACACGAAAGCTCTGGCATGCCCGTTGA
- a CDS encoding polysaccharide deacetylase family protein: MYHSVSHTTDDPYHITVSPPRFERQLRWLRHRGLRGVSMAELLRARAAGAARGLVGLTFDDGYADFAGDALALLRRYEYTATVFVLPGLLGATNEWDPLGPRRPLLDERGIQRAATWGMEVASHGLRHLDLTDIDEESLRREVELSRRLLGELTGQEATGFCYPYGAVDVRAIDAVRAAGYRYACAIDPGPLTGRYALPRVHVGERDTAWRLRLKRGLHRWRREDPADLPEGS; this comes from the coding sequence ATGTACCACTCGGTGTCCCACACCACGGACGATCCGTACCACATCACCGTCTCGCCGCCCCGCTTCGAGCGCCAGCTGCGCTGGCTGCGCCACCGGGGCCTGCGGGGGGTGAGCATGGCCGAACTGCTGCGGGCCCGCGCCGCCGGCGCCGCCCGGGGCCTGGTCGGCCTCACCTTCGACGACGGGTACGCCGACTTCGCCGGCGACGCCCTCGCGCTGCTGCGCCGTTACGAGTACACGGCCACGGTGTTCGTGCTCCCGGGCCTGCTCGGCGCCACCAACGAATGGGACCCGCTCGGCCCGCGCCGCCCCCTGCTCGATGAGCGCGGCATCCAGCGGGCCGCGACCTGGGGCATGGAGGTCGCCTCGCACGGCCTGCGCCACCTCGACCTGACCGACATCGACGAGGAGAGCCTGCGCCGCGAGGTCGAGCTCAGCCGCCGGCTGCTCGGGGAGCTCACCGGGCAGGAGGCGACGGGCTTCTGCTACCCCTACGGCGCGGTCGACGTACGCGCCATCGACGCGGTCCGCGCGGCCGGCTACCGGTACGCCTGCGCCATCGACCCGGGCCCGCTCACCGGCCGCTACGCGCTGCCCCGCGTCCACGTCGGCGAACGCGACACCGCCTGGCGGCTGCGCCTCAAGCGAGGGCTGCACCGCTGGCGCCGCGAGGACCCCGCCGACCTGCCGGAGGGCTCGTGA
- a CDS encoding glycosyltransferase: MKVLHVITGLGVGGAEHQLRLLLRHLPYEADVVTLTNPGAVARAVVADGGRVRDLDMAGNRDLAALPRLTRLIAGGRYDVVHTHLYRACLYGRLAARLAGVRTVVATEHSLGETRMEGRPLGPGVRGLYLASERLGTATVAVSPTIARRLARWGVPRHRVQVVPNGIDAARFAFDPAARTAVRRELGLPDGVFVIGAVGRLAPGKRFHVLLDALAELPDAWLVLAGGGDQEEALRARADRLGVAGRVVFAGECPQDDTGPGGAGPALPGLLSAVDCLASPSGDEAFGLAVLEGIAAGLPVAYVTCPAVDDLPAGSVPGALRTGRTAAAFAGALRELRRAGPGRLPVPDAVRRYCVTTTSAQLVRVYEAAAARVPLPRPAYDTAYDTAPGPAPGAAHPMTNTSEKEETR, encoded by the coding sequence GTGAAGGTCCTGCACGTCATCACCGGCCTCGGCGTCGGCGGCGCCGAGCACCAACTGCGGTTGCTGCTACGGCACTTGCCCTACGAGGCGGACGTGGTGACGCTCACCAACCCCGGCGCCGTGGCCCGCGCCGTCGTCGCCGACGGCGGCCGGGTGCGCGACCTGGACATGGCGGGCAACCGCGACCTGGCCGCGCTGCCCCGGCTGACCCGGCTCATCGCGGGCGGCCGCTACGACGTCGTCCACACCCATCTGTACCGGGCCTGCCTGTACGGGCGCCTCGCGGCCCGGCTGGCCGGGGTGCGTACCGTCGTGGCCACCGAGCACTCCCTGGGCGAGACCCGCATGGAGGGCCGCCCGCTGGGCCCCGGCGTGCGCGGCCTCTACCTGGCGAGCGAACGGCTCGGCACGGCGACCGTCGCGGTCTCCCCCACCATCGCCCGGCGCCTGGCCCGCTGGGGCGTGCCCCGGCACCGCGTCCAGGTGGTGCCGAACGGCATCGACGCGGCGCGCTTCGCCTTCGATCCCGCCGCGCGCACGGCCGTACGCCGTGAACTGGGCCTGCCCGACGGGGTGTTCGTGATCGGCGCGGTGGGCAGGCTCGCGCCGGGCAAGCGCTTCCACGTCCTGCTCGACGCGCTCGCCGAGCTCCCGGACGCCTGGCTGGTGCTGGCGGGCGGCGGCGACCAGGAAGAGGCCCTGCGGGCCCGCGCCGACCGGCTCGGCGTGGCCGGCCGGGTGGTCTTCGCGGGCGAGTGCCCCCAGGACGACACGGGCCCAGGGGGCGCGGGCCCCGCCCTGCCCGGGCTGCTCAGCGCCGTGGACTGCCTGGCATCGCCCTCGGGCGACGAGGCGTTCGGTCTCGCGGTCCTGGAGGGGATCGCCGCGGGGCTCCCGGTGGCGTACGTGACCTGCCCGGCCGTCGACGACCTGCCGGCCGGATCCGTGCCCGGCGCCCTGCGCACCGGGCGCACGGCCGCCGCGTTCGCCGGCGCCCTGCGCGAGCTGCGCCGGGCCGGCCCCGGCCGGCTGCCCGTGCCCGACGCGGTGCGCCGCTACTGCGTCACCACGACCTCCGCCCAACTGGTGCGGGTGTACGAGGCGGCGGCGGCCCGCGTGCCGCTGCCCCGCCCCGCGTACGACACGGCGTACGACACGGCGCCCGGGCCCGCTCCCGGCGCGGCGCACCCCATGACGAACACCTCGGAGAAAGAAGAGACCCGATGA
- a CDS encoding lipopolysaccharide biosynthesis protein, whose protein sequence is MSQALGPRQPHGTGGRPRARSLPRWWPLPVCALLGVTAGGVYGLVKTPEYSATSYVVVTPAQKADPSVALGFAQAYGRVATEVALIGDAQVWAGVSAATLRDSVQTATSPDAPMIAITATSERATNAAGIANAVARALSVNGTHNQAQTGVRVVQFSRAAKPLAPSSPPASLTALVGGCAGGLLGGLALLTRPRRRDDTGPGLMASVPGPAGAACVPQEVG, encoded by the coding sequence ATGAGCCAAGCCCTAGGCCCGCGCCAGCCGCACGGCACCGGCGGCCGACCGCGCGCCCGGTCGCTGCCCCGCTGGTGGCCGCTGCCGGTGTGCGCGCTGCTCGGCGTGACGGCGGGCGGCGTGTACGGCCTGGTGAAGACGCCCGAGTACAGCGCGACCAGCTATGTCGTGGTCACCCCCGCGCAGAAGGCGGACCCCTCGGTCGCGCTCGGCTTCGCGCAGGCCTACGGACGCGTCGCGACCGAGGTAGCCCTCATCGGGGACGCCCAGGTGTGGGCGGGGGTCAGCGCCGCGACCCTGCGCGACAGCGTGCAGACGGCGACCTCGCCCGACGCGCCGATGATCGCGATCACCGCCACGTCGGAGCGCGCCACAAACGCCGCGGGCATCGCCAACGCGGTGGCCCGCGCCCTGAGCGTCAACGGCACGCACAACCAGGCGCAGACCGGGGTCCGCGTGGTGCAGTTCTCGCGCGCCGCCAAGCCGCTCGCCCCCTCCTCCCCCCCGGCCTCGCTCACCGCCCTGGTGGGCGGCTGCGCGGGCGGCCTGCTCGGCGGGCTCGCGCTGCTGACCAGGCCCCGCCGTCGCGACGACACCGGGCCCGGGCTCATGGCGTCGGTACCGGGGCCGGCCGGCGCGGCCTGCGTACCGCAGGAGGTCGGATAG
- a CDS encoding GNAT family N-acetyltransferase codes for MPELRVEVCTGELPFADLAPNWLSLHRGCSSATPFQSHAWLHSWWLSYGTPGRLRVHLVYRGEELVGAAPLMRVLRPLPALVPLGGPISDFTDVLLHDAYADEAAAALTESLTRSARGALIDLGEVRQGAGAERVHANWPGPKRRLTDSGCLELPAAGMDVLLSRLPANRAQRARAKLRKIDALGIEQREVPADEVPGALRTLLALHGLQWQGRGVTREHTRPRFEEHLARAVGEMTRHGDAVVTEFRLDGEVVASDLTLLSPALAGGYLYGAHPDLRGRKVDVATMLLRAGARRVDGSGRSALSMLRGNEPYKQHWRPEARVNQRFLLARRRTVALLWAAALHAGLRRRAGDAARAWRRRRDERSRPAAGSSAPA; via the coding sequence GTGCCCGAGCTCCGCGTGGAGGTGTGCACCGGGGAGCTGCCCTTCGCCGACCTTGCGCCCAACTGGCTTAGCCTGCACCGCGGTTGCTCCTCCGCGACACCTTTCCAAAGTCACGCCTGGCTGCACTCGTGGTGGCTCTCGTACGGGACGCCGGGGCGCCTGCGGGTCCATCTGGTGTACCGGGGCGAGGAGTTGGTCGGCGCGGCGCCGCTGATGCGGGTGCTGCGCCCGCTGCCCGCCCTGGTGCCGCTCGGCGGTCCCATCTCCGACTTCACGGACGTCCTTCTGCACGACGCGTACGCCGACGAGGCCGCGGCCGCTCTCACCGAGTCCCTGACGCGCTCGGCCCGGGGCGCCCTGATCGACCTGGGCGAGGTCCGCCAGGGCGCCGGAGCCGAACGCGTCCACGCCAACTGGCCTGGCCCCAAGCGCCGGTTGACGGATTCGGGCTGTCTCGAACTGCCCGCCGCCGGCATGGACGTCCTCCTTTCCCGGCTGCCCGCCAACCGCGCCCAGCGCGCCCGCGCCAAGCTGCGGAAGATCGACGCGCTGGGCATCGAGCAGCGCGAGGTGCCGGCCGACGAGGTGCCCGGCGCCCTGCGCACCCTGCTCGCCCTGCACGGGCTCCAGTGGCAGGGGCGCGGGGTGACCCGCGAGCACACCCGCCCGCGCTTCGAGGAGCACCTGGCGCGCGCGGTGGGCGAGATGACCCGGCACGGGGACGCGGTGGTCACCGAGTTCCGCCTCGACGGCGAGGTCGTCGCATCCGATCTGACCCTGCTCTCGCCCGCGCTCGCGGGCGGCTATCTGTACGGGGCCCACCCGGATCTGCGCGGCCGCAAGGTGGACGTGGCCACCATGCTGCTGCGAGCGGGCGCCCGGCGCGTCGACGGCAGCGGCCGGAGCGCGCTCAGCATGCTGCGCGGCAACGAACCGTACAAACAGCACTGGCGGCCCGAGGCCCGGGTCAACCAGCGCTTCCTGCTCGCCCGGCGGCGCACCGTCGCGTTGTTGTGGGCCGCCGCGCTGCACGCGGGGCTGCGGCGCCGCGCGGGCGATGCGGCGCGCGCCTGGCGCAGGCGGCGGGACGAGCGGAGCCGCCCCGCCGCGGGGTCCTCAGCTCCTGCGTGA
- a CDS encoding glycosyl hydrolase, translating to MRRRRHRAATFTTSVLVAGALFSLALAPTPTPDATGTGTGDAPPPAHPSVQNFGAFLDSGILGVRRIAALEQWLGGVDIRVGHTYLPGNTWNDIEGRAGFLDAWASWRRERDDRTLVLNVPMQALNEAGVPDVRVRRLLAMGAEGQFDEHFKRLAQRLVDLKIPDTVIVLGWEMNGTTYTHRCGPDPAAWKAYWKNAVAAMRSVPGQKFRFDFAPSRGRDAVPWTECYPGDDVVDIIGMDSYDQPPGQDFDRQIKEPYGLQEHVDFAAAHHKPISYPEWGLFRNGDNPEYMRRMLAWMDAHKPVYNTITDYCPHGVWECEDNPRSAEVYRTLLYGRPATTQPSAPVSPQPAAPVSPPSAPASPLPSTAPNAKPAAPTAPEAPAKCAPVDLGSWAEYWIGGKLCLRFDWFSRRS from the coding sequence ATGCGTCGACGACGTCATCGAGCGGCCACCTTCACGACGAGCGTTCTGGTGGCGGGTGCTCTCTTCAGTCTCGCTCTGGCGCCCACGCCCACCCCCGACGCCACCGGGACCGGGACCGGCGACGCCCCGCCGCCTGCCCACCCCTCCGTCCAGAACTTCGGCGCGTTCCTGGACTCCGGCATCCTCGGGGTGCGCCGGATCGCGGCTCTGGAGCAGTGGCTCGGCGGAGTGGACATCCGGGTCGGGCACACGTATCTGCCCGGCAACACCTGGAACGACATCGAAGGACGGGCCGGGTTCCTCGACGCCTGGGCCTCCTGGCGCAGGGAGCGCGACGACCGCACCCTCGTCCTGAACGTGCCGATGCAGGCGCTCAACGAGGCCGGGGTGCCCGACGTGCGGGTGCGGCGGCTGCTGGCCATGGGCGCGGAGGGGCAGTTCGACGAGCACTTCAAGCGGCTGGCCCAGCGGCTGGTCGACCTCAAGATCCCCGACACGGTGATCGTGCTCGGCTGGGAGATGAACGGCACGACGTACACCCATCGCTGCGGCCCCGACCCGGCGGCGTGGAAGGCGTACTGGAAGAACGCCGTGGCCGCCATGCGGTCGGTCCCGGGCCAGAAGTTCCGCTTCGACTTCGCGCCGAGCCGGGGCCGGGACGCGGTGCCGTGGACCGAGTGCTACCCGGGCGACGACGTCGTCGACATCATCGGCATGGACTCCTACGACCAGCCGCCGGGCCAGGACTTCGACCGGCAGATCAAGGAGCCCTACGGCCTCCAGGAACACGTGGACTTCGCCGCCGCGCACCACAAGCCCATCTCGTATCCGGAGTGGGGGCTCTTCCGCAACGGCGACAACCCCGAGTACATGCGCCGCATGCTGGCCTGGATGGACGCGCACAAGCCCGTCTACAACACCATCACCGACTACTGCCCGCACGGCGTGTGGGAGTGCGAGGACAACCCCCGTTCCGCCGAGGTCTACCGCACGCTCCTGTACGGCCGCCCCGCCACCACGCAGCCTTCGGCGCCCGTCAGCCCGCAGCCCGCCGCCCCCGTGAGCCCGCCCTCGGCGCCGGCCAGCCCCCTGCCCTCGACCGCGCCGAACGCGAAGCCGGCCGCGCCGACGGCCCCCGAGGCGCCCGCGAAGTGCGCGCCGGTCGATCTCGGGTCGTGGGCGGAGTACTGGATCGGGGGCAAGCTGTGCCTGCGCTTCGACTGGTTCTCACGCAGGAGCTGA
- a CDS encoding chaplin, with product MSANYAQAAGAESENVGSPGILSGNTISAPVDVPVQACGNSVNPVGALNPTFGNNCETVSSPAERAADHAGEGADDGPGEDAGRPGAPSQEAYGDFHAREYAEAYAPERHHHHHAAGSQAHSVTSGSPGVVSGNSASAPVDVPVQACGNTVNVVGLLNPAFGNHCATRPETPPMHRSHQAAPPAHRAAPPVHRAAPPVHAAPPAHQAPPVHHAPPVHAAPPAHHAAPPVHAAPPVLAAPPVHVAPPVYQAPPVHHAPPVHHAPPVHHAPPVHHAPPVHHAPPAHHAPPAYEAAPPAHHVLPPHHCPPGHEVHHAPPERHLPPVHQVPPVHHAPPVHAAPPVHHGTPHHARHAVPAQPVARVVAPVAAAHLADTGADPALLAAAAAGAAGLVLGGGVLYRRGRAMAKA from the coding sequence ATGAGCGCGAATTACGCGCAGGCCGCAGGCGCCGAATCCGAGAACGTGGGCTCGCCAGGTATCCTTTCGGGGAACACGATCTCGGCGCCCGTGGATGTCCCGGTCCAGGCGTGCGGGAATTCGGTGAACCCGGTCGGAGCGCTCAACCCGACCTTCGGGAACAACTGCGAGACGGTCTCGTCGCCCGCCGAGCGCGCGGCCGACCACGCGGGCGAGGGCGCCGACGACGGTCCGGGCGAGGACGCGGGGCGCCCCGGTGCCCCGTCGCAGGAGGCGTACGGCGACTTCCACGCGCGGGAGTACGCCGAGGCGTACGCCCCCGAGCGCCACCACCATCACCACGCGGCCGGCAGTCAGGCGCACAGCGTGACCAGCGGTTCCCCGGGTGTGGTGTCCGGCAACTCCGCCTCGGCGCCGGTCGATGTGCCCGTGCAGGCGTGCGGGAACACGGTGAACGTGGTGGGCCTGCTCAACCCGGCGTTCGGCAACCACTGCGCGACGCGGCCCGAGACCCCGCCCATGCACCGGTCCCACCAGGCGGCCCCGCCGGCCCACCGCGCGGCCCCGCCGGTTCACCGCGCGGCCCCGCCGGTTCACGCGGCCCCGCCCGCGCACCAGGCTCCGCCGGTCCACCACGCACCCCCGGTCCATGCGGCCCCGCCCGCGCACCACGCGGCCCCGCCGGTCCACGCGGCCCCGCCGGTCCTCGCGGCCCCGCCGGTCCACGTGGCCCCGCCCGTTTACCAGGCCCCGCCGGTGCACCACGCGCCCCCGGTGCACCACGCGCCCCCGGTGCACCACGCGCCCCCGGTGCACCACGCGCCCCCGGTGCACCACGCGCCCCCGGCGCACCACGCGCCCCCGGCGTACGAGGCGGCTCCGCCCGCCCACCATGTGCTGCCGCCCCACCACTGCCCGCCGGGCCACGAGGTGCACCACGCGCCTCCGGAGCGGCACCTTCCGCCGGTTCACCAGGTCCCGCCCGTGCACCACGCGCCCCCCGTCCACGCGGCGCCCCCCGTGCACCACGGGACCCCGCACCACGCGCGGCACGCCGTGCCCGCGCAGCCCGTCGCCCGGGTCGTCGCGCCCGTGGCCGCCGCGCATCTGGCCGACACCGGGGCCGACCCCGCGCTCCTCGCGGCGGCCGCCGCCGGGGCTGCCGGGCTCGTGCTCGGCGGCGGCGTCCTCTACCGGCGCGGCCGGGCGATGGCCAAGGCCTGA
- a CDS encoding chaplin → MKTATVLTGLVIAAGGAAPAFADAGAEGAAVGSPGVLSGNLLQVPVHVPINVCGNTIDVIGLLNPAFGNTCINK, encoded by the coding sequence ATGAAGACCGCGACGGTTCTGACCGGCCTTGTCATCGCCGCGGGCGGTGCCGCCCCGGCGTTCGCCGACGCCGGTGCCGAGGGTGCCGCTGTCGGCAGCCCGGGCGTGCTGTCGGGCAACCTGCTCCAGGTCCCGGTCCACGTCCCGATCAACGTCTGCGGCAACACCATTGACGTCATCGGGCTGCTGAACCCCGCGTTCGGCAACACCTGCATCAACAAGTGA
- a CDS encoding rodlin, translating into MLKKVMAASAAAVSIVGATAMLAPQAMAIGNDTGTTSLSGNGAKQAFGNSKTEGDMSPQLSLVQGSLNKPCIGLPLKADIQNIVALVNVGVQDIPILSSPQTQQCTENSTQAKRDEALSHILDDIPVLSGNGASGS; encoded by the coding sequence ATGCTCAAGAAGGTTATGGCCGCGTCCGCCGCCGCCGTTTCGATTGTGGGCGCCACCGCCATGCTGGCCCCCCAGGCCATGGCCATCGGCAACGACACCGGCACGACCTCGCTCAGCGGCAACGGCGCGAAGCAGGCCTTCGGCAACTCGAAGACCGAAGGCGACATGAGCCCGCAGCTGTCGCTGGTCCAGGGCTCCCTGAACAAGCCGTGCATCGGCCTCCCGCTCAAGGCCGACATCCAGAACATCGTCGCCCTGGTCAACGTCGGCGTCCAGGACATCCCGATCCTGTCCTCGCCGCAGACCCAGCAGTGCACCGAGAACTCCACCCAGGCCAAGCGCGACGAGGCCCTGTCGCACATCCTGGACGACATCCCGGTCCTCTCCGGCAACGGCGCCTCCGGCAGCTGA
- a CDS encoding rodlin, producing MIKKAMAAAAVGVSVVGASAAMAPQAMAIGNDSGTTSVSGNNALQSYGNSATYGNMSPQIALIQGSFNKPCIALPAKANVQNILALVNVGIQDIPILSSPQTQQCTENSTQAKGDEALSHILSNIPVLSGNGAAHS from the coding sequence GTGATCAAGAAGGCTATGGCGGCAGCGGCCGTCGGCGTGTCCGTGGTCGGCGCGTCCGCGGCGATGGCGCCGCAGGCGATGGCGATCGGCAACGACAGCGGGACCACGTCGGTCAGCGGCAACAACGCGTTGCAGTCGTACGGGAACTCCGCCACGTACGGCAACATGAGCCCGCAGATCGCACTGATCCAGGGTTCGTTCAACAAGCCCTGCATCGCCTTGCCCGCCAAGGCCAACGTGCAGAACATCCTTGCCCTGGTGAACGTCGGAATCCAGGACATCCCGATCCTGTCCTCGCCGCAGACGCAGCAGTGCACCGAGAACTCGACCCAGGCCAAGGGCGACGAGGCGCTGTCGCACATCCTGAGCAACATCCCGGTCCTCTCGGGGAACGGCGCCGCGCACAGCTGA
- a CDS encoding rodlin yields MQKLWSAAAVAAAVSGVAMMAAPQAMAIGNDSGTTSLSGNGAEQAFGNSKTDGDMSPQMTLVQGSLNKLCVGLPAKADIQNIVALVNVGVQDIPVLSSPQTQQCTENSTQAKRDEALSHILDDIPVLSGNGASGS; encoded by the coding sequence ATGCAGAAGTTGTGGTCGGCCGCAGCCGTCGCCGCCGCCGTTTCCGGTGTCGCGATGATGGCCGCGCCGCAGGCGATGGCCATCGGCAACGACAGCGGCACGACGTCGCTCAGCGGCAACGGCGCCGAGCAGGCCTTCGGCAACTCGAAGACCGACGGCGACATGAGCCCCCAGATGACCCTGGTCCAGGGCTCCCTGAACAAGCTGTGTGTCGGCCTCCCGGCCAAGGCAGACATCCAGAACATCGTCGCCCTGGTCAACGTCGGCGTCCAGGACATCCCCGTCCTGTCCTCGCCGCAGACCCAGCAGTGCACCGAGAACTCCACCCAGGCCAAGCGCGACGAGGCCCTGTCGCACATCCTGGACGACATCCCGGTCCTCTCGGGCAACGGCGCCTCCGGCAGCTGA
- a CDS encoding TetR/AcrR family transcriptional regulator — protein MGVVTPPNTPAPPPATPEPPPNTPAPPPATPKPPPKTPKQDRSRATRQRLLEAAVACLAEHGWAGSTVSVVAERAGVSRGAAQHHFPTREDLFTAAVEYVAERRSHALRALDRSDRREVVGALVGLYTGPLFRAALHLWVAASNEPQLHARVTELEARVGRESHRIAVELLGADESAPGVRETVQGLLDMARGLGLANVLTDDAARRERVVAQWAVLLDEALR, from the coding sequence ATGGGTGTTGTGACCCCACCGAATACGCCCGCGCCCCCGCCGGCCACCCCAGAGCCCCCACCGAATACGCCCGCGCCCCCGCCGGCCACCCCCAAGCCGCCGCCGAAGACCCCGAAACAGGACCGCAGCCGGGCCACCCGGCAGCGCCTCCTGGAGGCGGCCGTCGCGTGTCTGGCCGAGCACGGCTGGGCGGGCTCCACGGTGTCGGTGGTCGCCGAGCGCGCCGGGGTCTCGCGGGGCGCGGCCCAGCACCATTTCCCCACCCGCGAGGACCTGTTCACGGCGGCGGTCGAGTACGTCGCCGAGCGGCGCTCCCACGCGCTGCGGGCCCTGGATCGCAGTGACCGCCGCGAGGTGGTCGGGGCCCTCGTCGGGCTCTACACGGGCCCGCTGTTCCGAGCCGCGCTCCATCTGTGGGTCGCCGCGTCCAACGAGCCCCAGCTGCACGCGCGGGTGACCGAGCTGGAGGCGCGGGTGGGCCGCGAATCGCACCGGATCGCGGTGGAGCTGCTCGGCGCCGACGAGTCCGCGCCGGGCGTGCGCGAGACGGTGCAGGGCCTCCTCGACATGGCGCGGGGTCTTGGCCTGGCCAATGTGCTCACCGACGACGCGGCGCGCCGGGAGCGGGTCGTGGCGCAGTGGGCGGTGCTCCTGGACGAGGCGCTGCGCTGA
- a CDS encoding enoyl-CoA hydratase family protein gives MTLVKDTHERGVTTLVLDSPANRNALSADLVAELGAALARCAEDPGVRAVLLTHTGGTFCAGADLKAPPDPEAFVALMRAVVDLRKPVVARVTGHVRAGGLGLLAACDIAVAGPASTFAFTEARLGLAPAVISMPVLVRMDPRAASRYYLTGERFDAAEAARTGLVTVAADDVDAALAPVLDGLRRSSPEGLAASKALVTATVSETFDRWSTELTARSASLFASAEAREGVTAFLERRDPAWVL, from the coding sequence GTGACACTCGTCAAGGACACCCACGAGCGGGGCGTCACCACGCTCGTCCTCGACTCGCCCGCCAACCGCAACGCCCTGTCGGCGGACCTCGTGGCCGAGCTGGGCGCGGCGCTCGCGCGGTGCGCGGAAGATCCGGGCGTACGGGCCGTGCTGCTCACCCACACCGGTGGCACGTTCTGCGCGGGCGCCGACCTGAAGGCGCCGCCCGACCCCGAGGCCTTCGTCGCCCTGATGCGGGCCGTGGTCGACCTGCGCAAACCGGTCGTGGCGCGGGTGACGGGACATGTCCGTGCGGGCGGCCTCGGGCTGCTCGCGGCCTGCGACATCGCGGTCGCGGGGCCGGCGTCCACGTTCGCGTTCACCGAGGCACGCCTCGGTCTCGCGCCCGCCGTGATCTCCATGCCGGTCCTGGTGCGCATGGACCCGCGCGCCGCGAGCCGCTACTACCTGACGGGGGAGCGGTTCGACGCCGCGGAGGCGGCCCGCACCGGTCTTGTCACGGTGGCCGCCGACGACGTCGACGCGGCGCTCGCCCCGGTCCTCGACGGGCTGCGCAGATCCTCGCCCGAGGGCCTGGCGGCGTCGAAAGCTCTGGTCACGGCTACCGTGTCGGAGACCTTCGACCGCTGGTCGACGGAGCTGACCGCCCGCTCGGCGTCCCTCTTCGCCTCCGCCGAGGCGCGGGAGGGAGTGACGGCCTTCCTCGAACGACGGGACCCCGCATGGGTGTTGTGA